In Acidobacteriota bacterium, the following are encoded in one genomic region:
- a CDS encoding C13 family peptidase, whose amino-acid sequence MKKFSASLLILCVALCACVNAGEQSNQSTPEKPAQEKPQTKRATIDPNKFALVIAGVGGEESYTKKFTAQAMQLYDTLTNKLGFDEKQVYLLTENVVSAAENVAQGNFARATAEETRKAFAAIKAASKPEGLVFICLIGHGSAEAENPKFNLVGPDINAKEYAKLIGDLPTRRNIFVNTTSSSGDFIKPLSAENRIVLTATRSGNEQNATYFAEPFIKALTESAADTDKSGRISILEAFNFATKVTQDWYKQKTRLATEHALIDDNGDGTGHEQAGDGDGAIAKTTYLDSKSVEEAANDVEVIRLLEIKQQLEVDIEKLKARKPEMQVEEYETELERLLVELAKTNRQIKARKK is encoded by the coding sequence ATGAAAAAGTTTTCTGCATCCCTCTTGATTTTATGTGTTGCCTTATGCGCCTGCGTCAATGCGGGCGAGCAGAGCAATCAATCAACACCTGAAAAACCTGCACAAGAAAAACCGCAAACCAAACGCGCCACCATCGACCCCAATAAATTTGCGCTGGTGATTGCCGGGGTTGGCGGCGAAGAAAGCTATACCAAAAAATTCACCGCGCAGGCGATGCAACTTTACGACACGCTTACCAACAAACTGGGATTTGATGAAAAACAGGTTTACCTGTTAACTGAAAACGTGGTGAGCGCCGCGGAAAATGTGGCACAGGGAAATTTCGCGCGCGCCACCGCAGAGGAAACCCGCAAAGCCTTTGCCGCAATTAAAGCCGCGAGCAAGCCCGAAGGTCTGGTGTTTATCTGTTTGATTGGGCACGGTTCCGCCGAAGCCGAAAATCCAAAATTCAATCTCGTCGGTCCCGATATCAATGCCAAAGAATATGCCAAACTCATCGGAGACTTACCAACCAGGCGCAATATATTCGTCAATACCACCAGTTCATCAGGTGATTTCATCAAGCCGCTTTCTGCTGAAAATCGCATTGTTTTAACCGCCACTCGCAGCGGCAACGAACAAAATGCCACCTACTTTGCTGAACCGTTTATTAAAGCCTTGACCGAAAGCGCGGCGGATACCGATAAAAGCGGTCGCATTTCAATTCTTGAAGCATTCAATTTTGCAACCAAAGTTACTCAGGACTGGTATAAACAAAAGACCAGACTTGCAACCGAACACGCCTTGATTGATGACAATGGCGATGGCACGGGACATGAACAGGCTGGCGACGGCGATGGCGCGATTGCCAAAACCACATATCTCGATTCCAAATCGGTTGAAGAAGCCGCTAACGATGTCGAGGTCATTCGCCTGTTGGAGATCAAACAACAACTCGAAGTCGATATTGAAAAACTCAAAGCGCGCAAACCGGAAATGCAAGTCGAAGAGTACGAAACTGAACTTGAGCGGTTGCTGGTTGAACTGGCGAAAACCAACCGGCAAATCAAAGCAAGAAAAAAATAG
- a CDS encoding MoxR family ATPase has translation MAIDTREIVQEDALLEKLLSAREQIIHEVRKVIVGQDEVVDQVLISLFVGGHSLVSGVPGLAKTLLIRTVANILDLSFKRIQFTPDLMPSDITGTDVIEEDRATGHRQMQFIRGPLFANIVLADEINRTPPKTQAALLEAMQEGSVTVQGTTYNLPKPFYVLATQNPIEMEGTYPLPEAQLDRFMFNIRIGYLSEDDEVEVVSRTTSVQEFNFEQNVSGEDILAFQKLVRRVPISEAVTRYAVKLVTASRPVVDGAPDFIKKWVNWGASIRASQFLALGGKARAVISGRYNVSVEDIRALAYPILRHRILLNFHAESERVNSDDVIKRLIETVPAPKSGL, from the coding sequence ATGGCAATAGACACGAGAGAGATTGTTCAAGAAGATGCACTTTTGGAAAAACTGCTTTCCGCGCGAGAGCAAATAATTCACGAAGTCAGAAAAGTAATTGTCGGGCAAGATGAGGTTGTTGATCAGGTGTTGATTTCGCTGTTTGTCGGCGGTCACTCACTGGTGAGCGGGGTGCCGGGACTGGCGAAAACCTTGTTGATTCGCACGGTCGCCAACATCCTGGATTTATCATTCAAACGCATTCAATTTACTCCTGATTTGATGCCGTCTGACATCACCGGAACCGATGTGATTGAAGAAGACCGCGCCACCGGTCATCGCCAGATGCAATTTATTCGTGGTCCGCTGTTTGCCAACATCGTGCTGGCAGATGAAATCAACCGCACCCCGCCCAAAACCCAGGCGGCGTTACTTGAAGCCATGCAGGAAGGCAGCGTTACGGTTCAAGGCACGACTTATAATCTCCCGAAACCGTTTTATGTGCTCGCCACCCAAAACCCGATTGAAATGGAAGGCACCTATCCGTTGCCGGAAGCGCAACTCGACCGCTTTATGTTCAACATCCGTATCGGCTATTTGAGCGAAGATGATGAAGTCGAAGTGGTCAGCCGCACCACTTCGGTTCAGGAATTCAATTTTGAACAAAATGTTTCGGGTGAAGATATTCTCGCCTTTCAAAAACTGGTTCGCCGTGTACCGATTTCCGAAGCCGTAACCCGCTATGCCGTTAAACTGGTCACTGCAAGTCGCCCGGTTGTGGACGGCGCGCCGGATTTCATTAAAAAATGGGTGAACTGGGGCGCGTCGATTCGCGCTTCGCAATTTCTGGCGCTCGGCGGTAAAGCGCGCGCCGTCATCAGCGGGCGTTACAATGTCAGCGTTGAAGACATTCGCGCCCTCGCCTATCCGATTTTACGCCATCGCATTTTATTGAATTTCCATGCGGAATCCGAGCGCGTCAATTCAGATGATGTGATTAAACGGTTGATTGAAACGGTTCCCGCGCCAAAATCGGG
- a CDS encoding glutamine amidotransferase — MEPLISFLFKYRAALFSKSQFGFGVRPQWWMLVVAIIGIAALLYFIYVRFSAQLPTEWRIGLMALRTCLIALIVFCIMRPIIVVPAVLPQSSYVLVLMDDSSSMQLADETNPTRLETIKKLLASDGQFNQQLSSNFKIRTYKFSNNAERADAGLLTGEGEQTNLTTAIEQSVRDAAGLPVSGIVVISDGASNAEADAANNLSNTLTNLKARNLPVFTIGVGPTKIENDVEVIRATAPRRVIAGSTITTEVLLKGSGDGQQVVQVDLLEDGHPLRSQPVTLQGEATTVAKVNFKPLTLGVHRYALSVKPAEGEPIVDNNAAEVVVEVEDAHPKILYIEGEPRWEYGKLRSAFAEEKNMTLISILRSADGKYYRQGIENPDELVQGFPKTEEELFKYDAIVIGSIEATFFSFDQLRALEQFVSRRGGTLLVLGGAKSLMQGGYTNTPIADLLPIFMKGETTTESQTFKAQLTARGKEHQAVQLVEQAETNAKAWEQLPPITLPEIATEIKPGATVLLEAKSTTGNRAVPLLIEERYGRGRTMAFLASDTWRWRMMLDSKNKSFETFWLNLSRYLVESVRHRVEAFTERGFYNPREEVKIKVEVGDEKYLNVSGAQVTAKVISPSGSTIEVPVKPSTDSGFEGYIGSFIPEEEGLYKIESSAKRGDKSQAGLGSGVASFIVGKINREAYDAAQNRELLRRVASETGGNYYTPSETKNLLEDLTHRESNNSVRVTYDLWDMPFNFLLAIALAAAEWFIRKRKGLA, encoded by the coding sequence TTGGAGCCTTTAATTAGCTTCCTGTTCAAGTATCGAGCCGCTTTATTTTCAAAAAGCCAATTCGGATTTGGTGTGCGTCCGCAATGGTGGATGCTGGTGGTTGCTATCATCGGAATTGCGGCTTTGCTCTATTTCATCTATGTGCGCTTTTCTGCCCAACTCCCTACTGAGTGGCGCATCGGTCTGATGGCGCTTCGCACCTGCCTCATCGCCTTAATCGTTTTCTGTATTATGCGTCCTATCATTGTGGTTCCGGCGGTTCTGCCACAATCCAGTTACGTGCTGGTGTTAATGGATGATTCATCCAGTATGCAACTTGCCGATGAAACCAATCCGACGCGCCTTGAAACGATTAAAAAATTGCTGGCAAGCGATGGTCAGTTTAATCAACAACTCTCCTCAAACTTTAAAATTCGCACTTATAAATTTTCCAATAATGCCGAGCGCGCCGATGCCGGTTTACTCACAGGTGAAGGTGAACAGACCAACCTGACCACCGCCATCGAACAAAGCGTTCGCGATGCGGCAGGGCTTCCGGTATCGGGTATCGTGGTCATCAGCGATGGCGCAAGCAACGCTGAAGCCGATGCGGCAAACAATCTTTCAAATACACTCACGAATTTGAAAGCCCGTAATCTGCCGGTTTTCACCATTGGCGTCGGTCCCACGAAAATCGAAAATGATGTCGAGGTCATCCGCGCTACCGCACCGCGTCGGGTGATTGCCGGGTCAACCATCACCACAGAAGTTTTGCTGAAAGGCAGCGGTGATGGGCAACAGGTTGTCCAGGTGGATTTGCTCGAAGACGGACACCCGCTGCGCTCTCAACCGGTCACTTTACAAGGTGAAGCGACCACCGTTGCCAAGGTCAATTTCAAACCGTTAACTCTCGGCGTACACCGCTACGCGCTCAGCGTCAAACCCGCAGAAGGTGAACCCATCGTTGATAACAACGCTGCCGAAGTTGTTGTTGAGGTCGAAGACGCGCATCCGAAAATTCTCTACATTGAAGGTGAACCTCGTTGGGAATATGGCAAATTGCGATCAGCCTTCGCTGAAGAAAAAAATATGACGCTGATTTCAATCCTGCGTTCCGCCGATGGTAAATACTATCGTCAGGGCATAGAAAATCCCGATGAGTTGGTTCAAGGCTTTCCGAAAACCGAAGAAGAACTATTTAAATATGACGCCATCGTTATTGGCAGTATCGAAGCGACCTTTTTCAGTTTCGACCAACTTCGCGCCCTCGAACAATTCGTGTCGCGGCGCGGTGGCACGCTTCTGGTTCTCGGCGGCGCGAAATCTTTAATGCAGGGCGGCTACACCAACACGCCAATTGCCGATTTGCTGCCGATTTTTATGAAAGGCGAAACGACAACAGAAAGCCAAACCTTCAAGGCTCAATTGACGGCGCGCGGCAAAGAGCATCAAGCCGTGCAACTGGTTGAACAGGCTGAAACCAACGCCAAAGCCTGGGAACAGTTGCCGCCAATCACTCTCCCTGAAATCGCTACCGAAATTAAACCCGGCGCGACCGTCTTACTCGAAGCCAAAAGCACAACCGGCAATCGCGCGGTGCCACTACTTATCGAAGAGCGCTATGGTCGCGGGCGAACAATGGCATTTCTGGCGTCTGACACCTGGCGCTGGCGCATGATGCTGGATTCAAAAAATAAATCGTTCGAGACTTTTTGGCTCAATCTCTCGCGTTACCTTGTCGAATCGGTTCGCCATCGCGTCGAGGCATTCACCGAACGTGGATTTTACAACCCGCGTGAGGAAGTCAAAATCAAAGTCGAAGTCGGTGATGAGAAATATCTCAATGTCAGCGGCGCACAGGTTACCGCCAAAGTGATTTCGCCATCGGGTTCAACGATTGAAGTTCCCGTGAAACCGTCAACCGATTCGGGATTTGAAGGATATATCGGCTCATTCATACCGGAGGAAGAAGGGCTTTACAAAATCGAAAGCTCAGCCAAACGCGGCGATAAATCACAGGCGGGATTAGGAAGCGGGGTTGCCAGTTTTATTGTCGGGAAAATCAATCGCGAAGCTTATGACGCGGCGCAAAATCGCGAATTGCTCCGTCGCGTGGCAAGCGAAACCGGCGGCAATTATTACACCCCGAGCGAAACCAAAAATTTGCTCGAAGATTTGACCCACAGAGAAAGCAATAACTCGGTGCGCGTTACTTATGACCTCTGGGATATGCCGTTTAATTTCCTGCTGGCTATTGCCCTTGCCGCAGCCGAATGGTTCATCCGCAAACGCAAAGGACTGGCTTAA
- a CDS encoding DUF4159 domain-containing protein codes for MNKKMVVALFITMMMLIALPAAFRAEGEGERTANKLSDKSKFSYPDNRMGEQKDLSDKFMFARIHFGPIFPGGYWGDRGEQWSHDFPEAGLHLRKILSEVSKTPVYVEENEYVFTFNDPNLHKYPLAYICEVGHLDMSEDEIKGMREYLLRGGFLIVDDFRGDWEYQNFFEYVKRAFPEEEYKIKPLDVSHPIFNCFFSIKTLELNPMYRQRGYNFNPQFLGMEDKHGRLMMIINFNYDVSDYWQWSNDPFAPIEESNTAYKFGVNYIFYAMTH; via the coding sequence ATGAATAAAAAAATGGTTGTTGCACTTTTCATAACCATGATGATGTTGATTGCCTTGCCTGCGGCATTTCGCGCCGAAGGTGAAGGAGAGCGCACCGCAAATAAACTCTCCGACAAAAGCAAATTTTCTTATCCGGACAACCGCATGGGTGAACAGAAAGATTTATCCGATAAATTCATGTTCGCGCGCATTCATTTCGGGCCGATTTTCCCCGGCGGATACTGGGGAGATCGCGGCGAACAATGGTCACATGATTTCCCTGAAGCCGGACTTCATTTAAGAAAAATTTTGTCCGAAGTCTCAAAAACGCCGGTGTATGTTGAAGAAAACGAATATGTATTCACCTTCAACGACCCGAACCTTCACAAATACCCATTGGCTTATATTTGTGAAGTCGGGCATCTCGATATGAGTGAAGATGAAATCAAAGGGATGCGCGAATATTTGCTGCGCGGTGGGTTTTTAATCGTCGATGATTTTCGCGGCGATTGGGAATATCAAAACTTTTTTGAATATGTCAAACGCGCCTTTCCCGAAGAAGAATATAAAATCAAACCGCTCGACGTATCGCATCCGATTTTCAACTGTTTTTTCTCAATCAAAACACTGGAACTCAATCCGATGTATCGCCAGCGCGGCTATAATTTCAATCCGCAATTTCTGGGAATGGAAGATAAACACGGTCGCTTGATGATGATTATCAATTTTAACTATGATGTGAGCGATTACTGGCAATGGTCAAACGACCCATTTGCGCCGATAGAAGAATCGAATACCGCTTATAAATTCGGCGTCAATTACATCTTTTACGCGATGACACATTGA
- a CDS encoding tetratricopeptide repeat protein — protein sequence MKHLGIILLGLALSCVSVAQDLSIERGKIFFKTGTYKEAIAHCNAMLEKQPDNREAQELLIRAQTEIGEYAVAEKRVKEFLAKSPNDAGLRIALANIEFATGRYVEAAADFDRAAKTGKGATLYRALLNKGRALIAQGKTDEAKVVLVDLAEKYNSDNENGAETLTIFAKTFALLEKYQDANDIFIDARDADETYAEAFIGQGELLSEKYNYGEAESLFNDALQINASSPDAIVGLADTKRQAFSREASGAVEMALKINPNFVRGLVLKSWLELEDEKFDEANKTVERALAINPNSVEARAIRGAMFFLSGKPGEFDAETKRVLAINPKAGVYFETLGHFSVNNRRYFDAVEYYKRAVELSPNLWSARTQLGIQLLRVGKSAEGREELEKAFEGDPFNVWAKNTLDLLDTMKEYRDTLRDPFIIRTAPDETGALAPYAAELAEEAHKKLTTKYKFTPKSPITVEIFENHEDFAVKALGLPGLGALGVCFGPTIAMDSPSAREAGEFNWGSTLWHEYMHVISLQMTDFKIPRWFSEGLSVYEERRARTGWGDDWRFETLKAYTDGRFVKIADLDKAFTRPTTPDGVPIAYFQASQVCEFVEEKYGFETILKMLAAYKEGLKDTEVLQRALQLTPEKFDQAFKEFLNAKVSKYIEALGKGPTQTTNDPKQAKAVLSAVLTTRPNDYFANLRMGAIYKSENDQAKAIEHLKRAIELFPYYSGDGNPYELLAEIYLAQGKKAEAIGALESLIRFNETDAEAYKRLGQLKLESGDKAGALNIIMTSFYISPFDASLHKLAGDAYFEQGKLGDSIREYRVVVTLEPPDEAGARFDLARALEASGDKKEAKREILKSLEIAPGFEKAQELLLKIRGEN from the coding sequence ATGAAGCATCTAGGAATTATTTTATTAGGCTTGGCGCTCAGTTGCGTGAGTGTCGCTCAGGATTTATCCATCGAACGCGGCAAAATTTTTTTCAAAACCGGCACATATAAAGAAGCGATTGCACATTGCAATGCGATGCTTGAAAAACAGCCGGACAACCGCGAGGCGCAGGAACTGCTTATCCGCGCACAAACCGAAATCGGGGAATATGCGGTTGCCGAAAAGCGTGTCAAAGAATTCCTGGCGAAATCACCCAATGATGCGGGCTTGAGAATCGCGCTCGCGAATATCGAATTTGCGACCGGACGATATGTTGAAGCCGCAGCCGATTTTGACCGCGCGGCAAAGACCGGCAAAGGCGCTACCCTTTACCGCGCCCTGTTGAATAAAGGGCGTGCCCTCATCGCGCAAGGGAAAACCGATGAAGCCAAAGTGGTTTTGGTTGACCTCGCGGAAAAATACAACAGTGATAATGAAAATGGCGCAGAAACCTTGACGATTTTCGCCAAGACGTTTGCCTTGCTTGAAAAGTATCAAGATGCCAATGACATCTTTATTGATGCGAGGGATGCCGATGAAACTTATGCCGAAGCTTTCATCGGGCAGGGCGAATTGTTGAGCGAAAAATATAATTACGGTGAAGCCGAAAGCTTGTTTAATGATGCGCTGCAAATCAACGCTAGTTCACCCGATGCAATTGTCGGATTGGCCGATACCAAACGGCAGGCATTTTCGCGTGAAGCGAGTGGCGCGGTCGAAATGGCTTTGAAAATCAATCCTAATTTTGTTCGGGGGCTGGTTTTAAAATCGTGGCTCGAACTGGAAGATGAAAAATTCGATGAAGCGAATAAAACCGTCGAACGGGCGTTGGCGATTAACCCCAACTCGGTTGAAGCGCGGGCGATTCGCGGAGCGATGTTTTTTCTAAGTGGAAAACCCGGCGAATTCGATGCCGAGACTAAACGTGTGCTCGCGATCAATCCGAAAGCCGGTGTCTATTTTGAAACCCTCGGTCATTTTTCCGTAAACAATCGCCGCTATTTTGATGCCGTCGAATATTACAAACGCGCCGTCGAGCTTTCGCCCAATTTGTGGAGCGCGCGAACCCAGCTTGGCATTCAACTGCTTCGCGTAGGCAAATCGGCAGAAGGGCGTGAAGAACTCGAAAAGGCATTTGAAGGCGACCCGTTCAATGTATGGGCAAAAAATACGCTCGATTTGCTTGATACTATGAAAGAGTACCGAGACACCTTGCGCGATCCATTTATCATTCGCACCGCGCCGGATGAAACCGGAGCGCTTGCGCCGTATGCGGCGGAACTAGCCGAAGAGGCACACAAAAAATTAACCACGAAATATAAATTCACGCCGAAATCGCCGATTACCGTAGAGATTTTTGAAAACCACGAAGACTTTGCCGTAAAAGCCTTGGGGCTTCCGGGGCTTGGCGCGCTCGGCGTCTGTTTCGGCCCGACGATTGCGATGGATAGCCCGTCGGCACGCGAAGCTGGCGAGTTCAATTGGGGCAGCACGCTTTGGCACGAATACATGCATGTCATCTCGTTGCAGATGACCGATTTCAAAATCCCGCGTTGGTTCTCTGAAGGGCTTTCGGTTTATGAAGAACGGCGAGCGCGAACCGGTTGGGGCGATGATTGGCGTTTCGAGACCTTGAAAGCTTATACCGATGGTCGCTTCGTCAAAATAGCCGATTTGGATAAAGCCTTCACGCGCCCGACCACCCCGGACGGCGTGCCGATTGCTTATTTTCAAGCCTCACAGGTTTGTGAGTTTGTCGAAGAAAAATATGGCTTCGAGACGATTTTAAAAATGCTGGCGGCATATAAAGAAGGATTGAAAGACACTGAGGTTTTGCAACGCGCCTTGCAACTTACGCCTGAAAAATTCGACCAGGCATTTAAAGAGTTTCTTAATGCCAAAGTGTCAAAATATATCGAGGCGTTGGGCAAAGGACCGACGCAAACCACCAATGACCCAAAACAGGCGAAAGCGGTTTTATCAGCGGTGCTAACCACGCGACCGAATGATTATTTTGCCAATTTGAGAATGGGAGCGATTTACAAATCCGAAAACGATCAGGCAAAAGCCATTGAACATCTGAAACGCGCCATCGAACTTTTTCCTTATTATTCGGGAGACGGCAATCCTTACGAATTGCTCGCCGAAATTTACCTCGCGCAAGGAAAAAAAGCCGAGGCGATTGGCGCATTGGAATCGTTGATTCGCTTTAATGAGACCGATGCCGAAGCTTATAAACGACTCGGACAGTTGAAACTCGAATCGGGTGATAAAGCGGGCGCGCTCAATATCATTATGACAAGTTTTTACATCTCGCCCTTTGATGCCAGCTTGCATAAGCTCGCCGGAGATGCTTATTTTGAACAAGGGAAGCTTGGCGATTCCATTCGCGAATATCGCGTAGTGGTGACGCTTGAACCGCCTGATGAAGCGGGCGCGCGATTCGATCTAGCCCGCGCGCTCGAAGCCAGTGGAGATAAAAAAGAGGCGAAACGCGAAATCTTAAAGTCTTTGGAAATCGCGCCCGGATTTGAAAAGGCGCAGGAACTGTTGCTCAAGATTCGCGGTGAAAATTGA